CgatggcgcatgcagccatgCGTGTCTCTGGTGCGCCACCGCAACAGATCCCGATGGCGACGGCGAAGGGAGTGAGTGGCGTACCCCTGGGCCACGGCCAAGAGTTGTCTCTCCAGGCTCGGCAGGTGCCGCCGACGTTGCAGGCGTCGCAGGCGCAAGAGGCCTATGGGGGCATCGTGGGTCAGCCACACACAGAGGGATACGCTTCTTTCGGCGGGGAGAGGCAAATGGGTCGCCTAGCGGGGTACAGCGGCGGGAGCGAAGGTGGCAGGGAGCAGGTTTCCAGGGGGGCGAGGATGCAGCAGGAGGCGTTCCATGGAGCTCATGGCTTGGCGCACAGCAGCCGTTCACACCAGGCCGCTTCGCCGCATTTCCATCTCGTTCAACACCAAGGCAGTCAGCAGGTGGGAAGGAGTCTTTCCGGACAGTTGCCTCAGCACACGGCGGCGCAGGGTGCGAGACCTGGATTTGTGGTCGCGCAAACTCCAGCGGGCGTGACATCCACACAGATGCGACATGGAGATCCCCAAGAGGCTTTGATGCTGCAAGCGCGGCGGGGACGCATGCAACAAGCCCCCCATCAGCATGCAATCCACGCGCAGCAGCAAGTTTCGTACGATGTTGCACAGCGAGGCGCAGCCGGTACGGAAGGCGTGGGCGGACCAGCGGCCTCGACGGGTGCTGCTGGGATGCATCCTGCACAGCGTGGAGGACCTGTGTGGAGATCCGGAGGCGGAGAGGTGCTCCACCAGGGGGCTCAGCAGATGCAGTCGCCGCCTCGCCAGACCTATGCCGGGCATGCCAGCAATCCGGAAGAGACCCAACAGAACACCCGGTCAGGAGGTTCCGATACCCCGAGCTACGGGGTGTGTCGAGGCCAAGGCTACCAGGTCGGCGGCCGTGAAGTAGGTGGAACAAGTCAGTACCTCCATCAAGCGGGTACGGCAGCCAGTCTGACGCCGACTCACCGCCAGCAACCGATCCCTGGTGTCCACACCCAgccacacatgcacatgcagcaCGCCCCCCAGCTCGACCGTGGCATTTCTCGGCAAGTGGCCCACGCCGGAGTGTCTGAGGGCGGAGCACCAGGCTGCGGCATGCCTCACGCACAGCTGGAACAAACCCAGGTGTCTGTGCACCCGGCGGCGAGTCGCCATTCGCGCCCGGTGTGCAGTGGACAACGCGAGCTCTATCAACAAGGAAATGCAGACACCGGGGCAGGTGGCTACGGCTACTCAATGCAGCAGCAACAAAGCAGCCAGCCAGGGCACCCGCATCACGATCCGCACCAGCAAATGCACCCTTCGGCTCGAGGCGGGCCAGGTTGGTAGGCATCCATTCGAAAGCCAGGTGGAAAGAGTTTGCTGGACACAGGATGCTGGTGACGGTGAAAAAGGAGTAGCCAATGCAAAGTGTGGACTAGGTTGAGAGTAGAAGATGAACAACTGTAGTCGCCGTTTGAGTGTGTTGTGCTGACCTTGTCGAGAGATCCAAACAAGAGGAACGCTGTGCTAAACGTCCACAGCGCTCATGACTCCTAGTGCGCCTGCTGTTTCTGTATTGCGTTGTGTCTGTTCGTCGATGACTTCTGAAAGAACCGAACGTGGGGGGAGACGTCGGATGCTTGATCGCGCTGCCGGCACTAAAATGATGCTTAGAGGCAGACCGTTTTTTCGAATGGGTGAAGCAACCTGGATAATAGTGGACGCTGCAGGGAAAAGAATCGGACAGCACGAGCAGGACGTCAGAGGTTTTCGAAGGGCGTTACGGAATTCGTTGCCAGCCCCGAATTCCTGATTTTCCCGATTGTGGCCAGAAAAACACAGTTGCGAACTTCGTGCAGCATCTAACAAGACGGCTTTGTTTCTCACCAAGATGCGTTTCTACGGAGATGCTGTCAAGCAGTAAAACGTTTAAATCTGAGTCTCAAGGTTCGAACAATATACCGTACATGGAGCGCACAGCGAGATCACAGCGGTAGTCTGACATACGCCGGTCAATTACTGTACAGCATGAACGAACGCAATACAGCTACACCTTGTGCACCAGGACATCTGTGTCCATCAAGCAAAGACACTTTCTCCTTCATTGTTAGCTTGTCGACGTCCACTAATGCAGATTGACTGAAAATGCAACGCCACTATAATACACCTAGGCACTTGTCTACTGAACCCGCCTCACTAGTGAATTTGCTTCCTGCCTGGCGATCGCATTGTTGTACGGAGAGCCCTCGGCTGCAGTGGTGATGAGTCATGATTTTGAGTGCAGTGTTCCTCGCCAGATGGAACAACTGGGTACCAGCGGTGCAAGATACGATCAGAGAACGAAGTGGCCTCGCTGAAAAGCCAGGCGACACAAGCTCTGTGACTTTTTCCTTCAGACGCAAGCTACGGTTCGTCAGCAAATTACAATTTCCAGTTTACAAAGGACCAGTTTGTTGAGCGCCGCGTGCCAGGGAAAACCACCACGAGGTGAACTCCAAATTGGTAACTCAAAATCAATCACGCCATACAGTCAACTGCATTCTTGACATCTGGTACAAAAGCAATGAAAAAAATTGGAGACAGATCAAAGCTCTCAACCCACGAAGGCGTCAGTTAGTTACGACTTGGAGCTGGAGTGTGCTTGAGCCAACAGAAGctcactgaccacctgggCAAAAGCACTCTCATCGTTCGAGACCGTTTGATAGATGGCAGCTCGTTTCGCGACGTCCGTGGCATTTGCAACAACGATCGGGACACCAGCTTTCTTCAGCATGTCTACGTCGTTCTCACTGTCCCCCATAGCAGCAACATTTGCTCGCGTGAGTTCCAAGTGGTCAAGAAGAACTTGCATGCCTGTTGCTTTGGAAATGCCTGCGGGGATGACTTCAAGATTCCATGTCAGCGGACGCACACATTTCACACCCGAACTCAGTTGAGGCTCAAGCGTTGCTCGGAGTTTGTCAGTTGTTTCGTCCGTTCCGTTTATGATGATCTTGTTGAACTTCATCTTTGGAAGCTGGCCTTTTTCAACAACGGTGGGCCTGGGTTCGCCGTACTCCAGATGGAGTCTGAAGTTGAAttcattctcttcttcgcaatAGATGCCTTGCTCGTTGTAACCGCAAACGCGGTCCCGACAGCCGATCCGGTCCAACGCCTGGAATAGTTGTTCAGCGTCACTCAATTCGATATGCTTCTCGTAAAGGAGCTCCCCCGAAAGGCCGTAGACGACGCTTCCGTTCATGAAAATTCCCGGGCCTTTTCCATGAGGAACCATTCGCTCGTATACCTCGGGACCTATACCATCGATCACGCTTTGCCGCGGCCGCCCTGTAGTCACAACAGGAATGATTCCGTGACTTCGCAAAGATGCGAAAGCAGCGACATTTGCAGCCGATGCTTTGTGGGCGGAGTTGAGGAAAGTCCCATCCATGTCCGTAAGCAGTAGCCGAACTGGATAGTGCCGACGGAGCTGGTTCCAGGTGAAGGGCACCAGAtatttctcttctccgaaGCCCATCAGACACTCGTCGAAGCAACACGAGAATAAACCGTTCATGTTGGTGGCCGGGGTGATGAACAAAACTGGACTAGTCGAACGCCAACACAAGAGATGCCCTCAAACGTTGTTACCTcgcaagagaggagaaccgCGAAGGTTGGTACCACCCCGACAAGCGTAGACAAACACTTCGTTACCGACGTTCAGCTTAAAGCTGGCAGGGACCACTTAAGTTGAAGCCAGTCACGTAGCTGTTTCCGCGAGGGAAAAGAGTGAATGAGTGCCCACAGCAGAGTCACAAGAGAACCCCGATTattctgttcttttctggAGTCGACTGTATGTTTGACATGGGCGGTGTTTAAATGTCCACACTTGGAGCATACGCCAAAATCCTGTAAAAGTATATAACTCAATGGCCAATGGTTTAAGCGTCTTCATCATTCGAACGGATGGCATCTCACCTTTCGGCTGCGTCGGCGGCAACGCGAACTAGCCTTCATCACTGACATGAGAGACAATCATTCAGAACAGTGGAGGCATGAACCTTACTAACAATTTTTCGAAAGCGTTTGTTTCCAGCCCCACGTCCACCATAAACTGACACACATATGGTGCTTGGCAGTCAAAGAACGCGTTGCCATTTAGGGGGCCTTTTGTGGCTTGAGGGCTATCACATCCTCTGCGGGCACCTGGTTTAGtgctcccttcttctcgtgtgtGGTGTTGCACGTCAGCGAAGACGGACTGGGTGCCCGTAGGTGGAACCGTGGTGAACCAGGCAGTTACCTCAATCTTCGCTAACAGGCAACGATGCAAATAAAAGAGTTCGAGGCTGTCCGGTAGCGACTTGAGAGAAAGGAATATACTTCAAACACTGCTAGACAGCAATCAGTACAAGACCATCGATACATAAAAATATTTAACCAGCCGTATTTATTTGCTTGTACCACAGTGCATAGAGAATCATGAATTGCGTTACGATCACTCAGCAGAGTCTCGAGTCATAGGCGTTGGTTCCTGTTCATTCTCTGGACAAAGCAAGTGTACGGTGCGCATGCCCAAACGCGACACATTCCGCCGCTGATTTTGTACTGCGAAAGCGCTATGCTAGTCTGGATACGTGTACAGTCGATACTTCATTCATATCTGCCGCAACGGTTAGCCTGTATACTCCCGTACGTGCCAGatgttctgttttttcacagaATGAGGGTCTGAAGTTACGATTCACTGGTGCCCAGTGCAAAGTCGCATCAAGTTCTGGTTTTCAGACACAGTGACACAGCTTCTCCCCGCTCCCAATGCTAACTTCACTCTCTGAAAAAGCGCCAAAATTTTAAAAAGCCTTCAACACAAATTCCGATCGACAGCTTTGCACCTGAAAAAGTAGTTGACCATGAAACTGTTCAAGAAACAGTGTTGCGACACTGACAGCATGCCCCAACACAAAAACGAGCACAAACTATTTAAGCACTCGTAAACAAAAACGATTAAAAAACATTTCCTCCTGGAAAACGAAATTAAAATAGATTATACGTCAGTCCTGCGGACTGCAACAAAGCATAGTCACAACTTCTGCGAAGGCGTGATCGTCGTTGGAGACGGTCTCGTAGCTGGCGGCTTGCTTAGCAATTCCAGAAGCATTATTGACTGCAACAGAAATTCCTGATGCACGGAACATCTCGATGTCGTTTTCGCTGTCGCCCATCGTGAGGACGCTGTTGCTTGAGAGGCCGTAGTGATCCAGCAAAACTTTCATTCCAACTGCCTTGGAAATCCCGGTTGGGATAACTTCCAAGTTCCAAGTCAGAGGCCGGACGCACTTTGCGCCTGCTGGCAGCTTGTGTTCAAGACTTGGTCGCAGGTCGTCAATCTCGGGATCCGTTCCGTTGATAATAAGTTTGCTGAACTTCATCTGGTCTAACGTGCCTTCAGGAACAAGCTCAGGCTCGGGCTCTCCGTATTCGATGTGCAGACGCCAGTTgacctcgttcttctgttcaCAGTAGATTCCTTGAGAATTGTAGCCGCACACCCTGCTTCTCCATCCGAGCTGTTCGACGGTGCTTAAGACTGTGTGGAGCGACTCTGCGTCGATGTGGCGCTCAAAAATGATTTTCCCGTCTGGACCGTAAACGACACTGCCGTTCATAAAGATGCCCGGTCCAGCAGCGTTGTTCATCATGCGTTGAAAAGTTGGTAGCCCAATGCCACTGATGACACTCTGGCGAGGCCGACCTGTTGCAATCACACCAACGATACCGCATCTTCTGAGATTAGCAAACGCCTCAACATTGGGCTTGGATGCGGCGTGAAGCGAGTTCAGAAAGGTGCCGTCCATATCCGTCAAGATCATCTTCACCGGATGATGCTTCGTGAGACACGCTTGGTCCAGACGTCGCAGAGAGCGATTTCTGAGGAGAGCCGTACCCGTTTTCCCATCgagtttcgtctctgcaAGCTTAGTCGTCGATAAGCCTTCTGACGCGTCTGTCTTGTTGTAGTCACGAGCCATCATCTCAGTGAGCGCTGACATCATGATGTCTTGTTGGAGAATGCTTCACGGAAATCTGATTGAGCAAAAAAATGCcgcgagtttctctctcctgtgaACCCATCCGGGACGGGCTGTATATTAGATCTCCGACGTGTCGCAAGAAGTCGGCTCCACGAAATAACCAAAAAAGGCAAAACAAATATAACTGATTGGCTGTGACCTTCTTGTCTTGGCTGTGATTACCGCCGAAACAAACGACCAAGCTGCACACAAAAAAAGAACGACGAGTCGCGCTTGCAGAAGGCCTTTGTCGCTCACTCAGTATTCCAAAGACAGCGGCACGTGCCTTCGGCCGACCGTGCTCGCTGTCCCGTCTTGTGAAGCCAGCTCTTTACAGACCGCGACTAGCGGAGCATAAATTCCACGACAACCATCACACAGACGCGAGTGAGCTAACAGGGATGACACAGGCGTCATCTTAGGTTGAATATCATCACCATTTTAACACGAGAGGACGCACCCCAAAGGCACCACAGAGATCACCCCCACACAAAGAACATTTGAAAGAAAATAGATCGAGAAAGAACCCCCGCACATCCGTCTGCTTGAGGAGCCACTGGAGCGAGTGGCACAACCAAAATGGATCCGTTATGGAGAACGCAGCAGCCGACAGTTCGTCCTTGCCTCATTAAGCGTTGACACAAATGACGGTTTTGTGTGGTGAACTACGAAGTCTCTTTCGCTGGCAATGTGGAAAATAGTAAAGTAGCTTTGTAGGCGAGATCGTGATACTATACTCATCTGTGGTTGAAGTATTGTGCCacacttctctctcgcggaaCGACAAAAAGTCCGTTCGTTTGCATACAAAAGCCGGCCGCAGTGGTACCAGAACAAACACGCCTATTTCGGATGCGAGCATTTCCACAGAACCAGGATTCTCTGGAAATGCCTCTCCTGCGCTGCGTTTGCTTCCAGTTGCAACGACGCCTTTGCCGTTTTACATTGGGCGATACAGGATACCTGAACAGCTTTTCATGTTCCAGAGTTCCGTTTCATGTAATCATTTGACTGCCAGACTCCAGGCCACTTGTGAACGCGACACTGGCAATAATCGCGACGTTCGTGATCGAGATCATGTCGTCGCGAGGCTGCATAGAAGCTGCGACAAAAGGGAATGACTCGCGTTTGGGTTTCTGTGAAAAGCTTTGGCTTCATTTCCGTCGCACCTCGTCCAAGATTGCCGTGTAGTTTTTCCCGAAATGGGATTCAACTAGTGCTTTTCCGGAGCCGAACTGTCCTAGGTTGTGGCCCCCGGGGAGTCGGAAAAAAAAGTACGCCGGAACCAATGTAGGCTGTGGGCACATTGTCGAATTTCGTAAGTGGTAGCCCAGCCACGTGTCTTTAAGAAGTGTTGCCGCTGCTGTTAACATGCTATAAGAGCTGCCGAATCTAGTGGAAGCGTTGCCGGTCTCTCTGGCGTTCACCAAGCGGTGAACACAGGCAAATCACCAACGCAGAGCAGGACCCGATCAAAGATCGCCTTTTTGAGATGTTTTTGATGACCGTGCAAggcctttcctttttcgtaTCACTGCGTATTGCTCACCTCCACATTACCCTATACCCGTGTCTCTCCACTCGCCGACCTCCCAACTGGTATGCAGGGGGAATGCTTTCTCCTGTATTTCTGCGGTGAATTACCTACGGGGCTGTCCGCTCTGCTGGTCTACGGGATCCTCTTTGAAAGTCTGAAGAATGTGGCGAAGGAATCCAAAGAAGGACGCTCATCGCGAAACGCGTGTCCCTGTGAAGGCCGTTTGCCAGTCTTCAATCAGAAAATTCCCTTGCGCTTCGAAACCTTATTTCTACTACGACAGCAGTAAAGTCAGTGACCACTCGTTTAGTTCGTTGTTTCTATCGAATTTGtcacgaaggagaaacagagtcGTGGCGAGGCTGCTTGCAGCCTTCAGGTGCCCCGCACTGAAGGCACCCTCTCGTATGGCAGAATCGAGTATCTCTCGTTGCGCTGACGCTTGTACCTGTTTTGGCCAGTCTTCGGTCGCACATCAAAGGTCACAAGAACATTGTTCACGATACGGTTCGAGTaaacacgcacacacacgcatCAGTTCACATAGACAAAAATCGGTGTGTAGTCAACCCATTTACGAATGGACGGAGTCAAAACCGTGGGTCGACCAGTCGCAAGCACTGAACCGAGTGACGCTCGTGTCAACTTGCTGCACGGTTTCTAATCGATCTTCACAGATCCCAACAGCTAGCCGTGTCTCACGATCTCCAAAACGAGAAGCAAGGTCAAATCTGCCGCTTTTGCTCCCCTGGTTCCCTGAATCGTCAGATCAAAAAGACTTTCATGATGTTTGTACAGCCTGTATGTGTGCCCTTCATTCGACGCAGAAAGGCAGGGAAATCCCTGCAGCTTCACACTTGTCcaacagcagagacagccgatTGTCGGGAGTCTGCGCTTCGCTCCACTCGTGCACATTCACTGTCACGatctgcagaaaaaacaaccacaggagaaagcagaaacagatGTATATCGCTGGACAGTCTCGGAACACCACTTACGTTAACATCGTCTTTTTCAGTCATCCAGCAAATCGTGTCTTAAAAAAACACTTGCAAAAATCCTCCAGCTCCTTCCAATCTGCTGTTTCACTATGCTTCGCTGCCGGTTGCGTGGACCGTCCTGTTCCACTCTTTGccgcttcctttctccggGGTCAGGTCTGGTGTTTCGGCGCCTCTCGACCATCGCGTGAAGACGGTTTCTCACCAATTCAGTCTGGCCCTTCATGAGCACAGAACGTACGCCTTGCACTACGTTAATCAAAGCTCcgcctcttctgtttttACCTTTCTGTGTATTTGCCTCCCGTCAGTATCCTCATTCAAGTTTAAAAACCGTACCTTCTTCATTGATACATACCGACGAAATGTTGATACTAGTATAAGGAGCTGCAAATGGAGCAGCCCAGTCCAGAGAAAGCGTACCTGCCACCCACGCTTCTTCAACGCTCGCAGCCTCAGAAGATTCACGCCGGTGTCAAAGTGCGTCGTGCGCCAGCTGGGAAGCGTTTTGAGGCCGTCTTTCTCGCCCAAGACAAGCAACCCAAATCGCTTCTCTTCAAACTTCCCGCGGGTCCAGGCAGTTTCACCGGGGCGCCGCCCATCCAAGAATTCGAGGTGGACGCACTGCGGCGTCCGCGTCTTCGCCGAGCATGCAAGCAgcgcctcgtctgtctctgagcTCGAAGCGAAGGACAGAGCAGACGCATCTCGCACTCCAATCCACGAAGCGACCGTGTCTCGGGCCTTATCAGCCGAACTCCGCGAACGCGCAAAGTCGTCCTCAGGGCTGCAAGGGACGAAGGACCGACTGCGGATGCCtgctgagagaagaaggcctgAAAAAGAACAATCGAGGCCGAAGTGCTCACAGGGTTGAGAGCCGAAAGCACGCATGCGACTCAGGGTGATATGAAAAAAACGAATTACAAAAGAGCACAAAGTCGACAAGTGGCAAAAACCTAGAATCAAGAACCAACGACCTCCGACACTCACGTCTACGGCCCTTCGTTTCCCACGCGTGTCTATAATGATCCAATTTGTTGCCCGGATTCTTTCGATTCGTTCGCCCAccgtctctttcgttttaTACGTTccctcctgcttcttcacacccgcttccctcctctctctcctcttcacccCCG
This Toxoplasma gondii ME49 chromosome VIII, whole genome shotgun sequence DNA region includes the following protein-coding sequences:
- a CDS encoding Cof family hydrolase subfamily protein (encoded by transcript TGME49_229320) encodes the protein MNGLFSCCFDECLMGFGEEKYLVPFTWNQLRRHYPVRLLLTDMDGTFLNSAHKASAANVAAFASLRSHGIIPVVTTGRPRQSVIDGIGPEVYERMVPHGKGPGIFMNGSVVYGLSGELLYEKHIELSDAEQLFQALDRIGCRDRVCGYNEQGIYCEEENEFNFRLHLEYGEPRPTVVEKGQLPKMKFNKIIINGTDETTDKLRATLEPQLSSGVKCVRPLTWNLEVIPAGISKATGMQVLLDHLELTRANVAAMGDSENDVDMLKKAGVPIVVANATDVAKRAAIYQTVSNDESAFAQVVSELLLAQAHSSSKS
- a CDS encoding Cof family hydrolase subfamily protein (encoded by transcript TGME49_229330); the protein is MMSALTEMMARDYNKTDASEGLSTTKLAETKLDGKTGTALLRNRSLRRLDQACLTKHHPVKMILTDMDGTFLNSLHAASKPNVEAFANLRRCGIVGVIATGRPRQSVISGIGLPTFQRMMNNAAGPGIFMNGSVVYGPDGKIIFERHIDAESLHTVLSTVEQLGWRSRVCGYNSQGIYCEQKNEVNWRLHIEYGEPEPELVPEGTLDQMKFSKLIINGTDPEIDDLRPSLEHKLPAGAKCVRPLTWNLEVIPTGISKAVGMKVLLDHYGLSSNSVLTMGDSENDIEMFRASGISVAVNNASGIAKQAASYETVSNDDHAFAEVVTMLCCSPQD